From the genome of Nakamurella flavida:
CGGTGACGGCCGTCGCCGGGCTCGGATCGAGCGCCCGGGTCCTGGCCGTCGAGATCCCGCCGGGCACCGACCTGGCCGAGGTGCGCCGCCGACTGACGACCGACCACCTCCCCCGGCTGATCGCCGGTCACCTGCTGCACGTGGGGTCCCTGCACGAACCGGACGCCGGGGTGACCGCGGCGAAGGCGTCCACCGCCGAGGGACGGTCCTCGGTGACCCAGCAGCCGGCCGAGTCGGCCCTGCTGCTGCTGGAGCCGCAGACCGGTGTGGACGCGGACACCGTCACCGCCGAGCTGGTCGACCTCCTCCCGGGGATCACCGGCCGGGAATTCACCCTGCTCTTCGAGATGCGTTCGGCCCCGGCACCTGTCGCGGCCCAGGAAGGACCCGCATGAGGATCGCCACCATCAGGGGCCGGCTCGCCCTGCTCGGCACGGACGGACCCGTCGACGTCGCCGAGGCCAGCGACGGCCGGTTCGGCCCCGACCCGCAGTCGGTGTTCGCGGACTGGCCGGCCTTCCGGGAGTGGGCGGGGACCGCCCGCGGGCAGGTGCTGACCCACACCCCCGAGGAGGTCGGCCCGCCGGTCCCCCGCCCGCCGCAGGTCTTCGCCATCGGCCTGAACTACGTGCGGCACGCGCACGAGTCCGGCCTGCCCGTCCCCACCACCCCCCTGGTCTTCACCAAGTTCCCCAGTGCGATCACCGGCCCCTCGGGCGAGATCACCCTGTCCGGCGACACCGTCGACTGGGAGGTCGAGCTGGTGGTCGTGATCGGCCGGGAGGCGCGCGACGTCGACGAGGCGCACGCCTGGGACCACGTCGCCGGGCTCACCGCCGGCCAGGACCTGTCCGACCGCACGGTGCAGAACGCGGGATCCCCGCCGCAGTTCAGCATGGGGAAGTCGTTCCGCGGCTTCGCCCCCATCGGACCGGTCCTGGTCACCGTGGACGAGTTCACCGATCCCGACGACCTGCGGGTGAGCACGGTGGTCGACGGGGTGACCCGGCAGGACTCGCGGACCTCGGACCTGGTGTTCACCATCCCCCAGCTGATCGCCCGCCTGTCCGCGGCGGTCACCCTGCTGCCCGGCGACCTGATCTTCACCGGCACCCCCGAGGGCGTCGGGCTCGGCATGAAGCCACCGGTCTACCTCCGGGCCGGGCAGGTGCTCGAGACCACGATCGAAGGCATCGGCACCATGCGCCACACCCTGGTCGACCGTCCGACCGCCACCGACCCCCACCGACCCTGAGGCCATGAGATGAACAGTGCGACAGAGCGGTCCACGACACCGGTCACGGCGGCCACGGCCTACACCCCCCGCCAGCGCCACCTGATCCTCACCTTCGCCATCATCGGCGCGCTGATCGAGTGCATGGAGCTGAACCTGCTCAGCTTCCCGCTCCGCGACCTGGCGACCTCCTTCGGCGTGGAGAACCAGACCATCGTCGGGATCATCACCCTGCAGAGCCTGGCCTCCATCGGCGGCGGGTTCCTGTTCGGCTGGATCGCCGACCGGTGGGGCCGGCGCATCACCTTCGTCCTGTTCACCGGGCTGTACTCGGTGGCCGCGGTCGTCGGCGGGTTCATCACCGATCTCGGGCTGTTCACCGCGACCCGGGTCGTCGCCGGGCTCGCGATGGGCGGGGCGTTCGGGGTCATCTTCGCGATGTTCTCCGAGAGCTGGAAGTCCCCGAAGCGCGGCTTCATGGGGTCGGTCCTGCAGGGGATGTTCATCGCCGGGACGCTGATCACCCAGCTCGTCCTGTTCACCACCATCTCCCTGCTGGGCTCGGACAGCGGGTGGCGCACCGGGTTCGTCGGCATCGGCGTCGGCTGCCTGATCGTGGCCGGCGCGGCGTTCTTCCTGCTGCCCGAGTCCACGGTGTGGCAGGCCGCCCGCGCGGCGACCGTCAGCACCGCCGCCGCGGTCGCCGCGGGCGAGGAGACCAAGGCCGTCCGGACCCGCCCGGACGCCCGGATCGTGCGGGGGGCCATCTTCCTGACCATCTGCACCACCGGTGTCTTCGCGGCCAGCTACTCCTACATCACCTTCGCGCCGACCTTCCTGCGCGCCGAGGGCTTCAGCCTCTCCACGTCCACGGTGATCCTCACCGTCGGGACCCTGCTCGGGATCGCGTCGTACATCGTGGCCGGCACCCTGTCCGACCGGGTCGGCCGGCGCCGCGCCACGCTGGGTGCGTGCCTGGTCGGTGTGGTCGGGTTCGGCCTGTTCGCCCTCATCGGCGGGGGCAACGTGTGGGTCGCGGCCGTCGCCCTGATGGGACCGGCCATCGGTTACGCCGGCTTCGGTGTGCTGGGCACCTGGATCTCGGAGTACTACCCGACGCGCTACCGGGCCTTCGGCTCCGGGGTCACCTACTACGTGGCCCGCGGCATCGGCTCGGGCCTGTTCCCGTTGGCGGCGATCGCGATCGCCGGTGGCGACCTGCGGATCGCGCTGGCGCTGGGCGGGGTCGGCGCCGTGCTCGGTCTCGTCGGCTGCCTGTTCGTGCCGGACACCGCCAACAAGGTGATCAGTGCCGAGGCCTGAGCCGCGCCGTCGCCCGACGGCCCACTGCACTGCACCGAACCCACTCGACAGAAGGGTGCGACCCGCATGACCACGTCCACCGGCACCCGCTCGACCGACACCTCCATGCTGGCCGCCGTTCTCGAGGCACCCGACCGACCACTGGAGCTGCTCCGGATCCCCCGGCCGGTCCCCCGGCAGGGCGAGGCGCTGGTGGCCGTCACCGCCTGCGGGGTCTGCCACACGGATCTGCACGTC
Proteins encoded in this window:
- a CDS encoding fumarylacetoacetate hydrolase family protein — encoded protein: MRIATIRGRLALLGTDGPVDVAEASDGRFGPDPQSVFADWPAFREWAGTARGQVLTHTPEEVGPPVPRPPQVFAIGLNYVRHAHESGLPVPTTPLVFTKFPSAITGPSGEITLSGDTVDWEVELVVVIGREARDVDEAHAWDHVAGLTAGQDLSDRTVQNAGSPPQFSMGKSFRGFAPIGPVLVTVDEFTDPDDLRVSTVVDGVTRQDSRTSDLVFTIPQLIARLSAAVTLLPGDLIFTGTPEGVGLGMKPPVYLRAGQVLETTIEGIGTMRHTLVDRPTATDPHRP
- a CDS encoding MFS transporter, translating into MNSATERSTTPVTAATAYTPRQRHLILTFAIIGALIECMELNLLSFPLRDLATSFGVENQTIVGIITLQSLASIGGGFLFGWIADRWGRRITFVLFTGLYSVAAVVGGFITDLGLFTATRVVAGLAMGGAFGVIFAMFSESWKSPKRGFMGSVLQGMFIAGTLITQLVLFTTISLLGSDSGWRTGFVGIGVGCLIVAGAAFFLLPESTVWQAARAATVSTAAAVAAGEETKAVRTRPDARIVRGAIFLTICTTGVFAASYSYITFAPTFLRAEGFSLSTSTVILTVGTLLGIASYIVAGTLSDRVGRRRATLGACLVGVVGFGLFALIGGGNVWVAAVALMGPAIGYAGFGVLGTWISEYYPTRYRAFGSGVTYYVARGIGSGLFPLAAIAIAGGDLRIALALGGVGAVLGLVGCLFVPDTANKVISAEA